In a single window of the Thermocladium sp. ECH_B genome:
- a CDS encoding F420H(2):quinone oxidoreductase, whose translation MTELTPKIKISLTGQEIPLLPEKLSRWGIKYSIWPTHLVTACCGVEFAQTSAPGYDAERWGFLPFLGPRQTNAIVIEGTLSLKMAKIARVVYDQMPSPKFVIAMGSCAMEGGVFWNSYHVAKAENVLPIDAYVMGCPPTPEAVIRAIRMVQDKIEKGEMKPSMTPNKVDLSSLPKSPKPQNPPSPPHRREEVKDINTCKSMPNLQWPQGIELAGKLKDAGVNALPQAMNRICASTDSNNIVNAIEAAFKVGFDHVKSINVIDLPIKGVFRIEYVLGSYSKELAAILLTISTEVPRNNPKVPTIINVYPGADYQEREMHELFGVWFEGNPWMGRNFMLSPDTPVKYPLRKDYEVPSLARVIVER comes from the coding sequence ATGACTGAGTTAACGCCTAAGATAAAGATATCATTGACTGGGCAAGAGATACCGCTGCTTCCCGAGAAACTGAGCAGGTGGGGAATAAAGTACTCAATATGGCCAACTCACCTAGTGACGGCGTGCTGCGGCGTCGAATTCGCTCAAACATCGGCCCCCGGCTATGATGCGGAGAGGTGGGGGTTCCTGCCTTTCCTGGGGCCTCGACAGACGAACGCCATAGTGATAGAGGGAACGCTCTCATTGAAGATGGCTAAAATAGCTAGGGTAGTGTATGATCAAATGCCGAGCCCCAAGTTCGTGATAGCCATGGGATCCTGCGCAATGGAGGGCGGAGTCTTCTGGAACTCGTATCATGTGGCTAAGGCCGAGAACGTGCTGCCGATAGATGCGTATGTGATGGGTTGCCCACCCACGCCTGAGGCCGTGATAAGGGCGATAAGGATGGTTCAAGACAAGATAGAGAAGGGGGAGATGAAGCCCTCAATGACTCCAAATAAGGTCGATCTAAGTTCATTGCCGAAATCGCCGAAGCCCCAGAACCCACCGTCGCCGCCGCATAGGAGGGAGGAAGTCAAGGACATAAACACCTGCAAGTCAATGCCTAATCTACAGTGGCCCCAAGGAATTGAATTAGCGGGTAAACTAAAGGATGCCGGCGTGAACGCATTGCCTCAAGCAATGAATAGGATATGCGCATCCACTGATTCAAATAACATAGTTAATGCGATAGAGGCGGCATTTAAGGTTGGTTTTGATCACGTGAAGTCCATAAACGTCATCGATTTACCAATAAAGGGCGTCTTCAGGATAGAGTATGTGCTGGGCTCCTACAGCAAGGAATTAGCGGCGATTCTCTTAACGATAAGCACTGAGGTGCCGAGGAATAATCCGAAGGTGCCGACCATAATAAACGTCTATCCTGGCGCCGATTATCAGGAGAGGGAGATGCATGAATTATTCGGAGTGTGGTTCGAGGGTAATCCATGGATGGGGCGAAACTTCATGCTTAGTCCCGATACGCCGGTCAAGTACCCGCTTAGAAAGGATTACGAGGTGCCCTCCTTGGCGAGGGTGATAGTTGAGAGGTGA